The sequence below is a genomic window from Thermoplasmata archaeon.
GTCTCCCTTCCGTTCCCCGAGCCCGGCTTCGCCCCCCGCTCCCCGGTCGAGCAGATCGCCGAGAACCGCGGCCGCGGGCTCCACAGCCTCGTCCTGCTCGACTTGCGACCGGCCGAGGGGCGCTTCCTGTCGGCGCACGAGGCGCTCGGGCTGCTGCGCGATCGGGACCCGGAGGCCACCGCGCTGCCCGCGACGGGCCCCGTCGCGGTCGTGGCGCGGGTGGGCCGGGACGACGCGCAGGGCTGGTGGGCGCCGACCGCGGGCCTCGCGGAGGTCGACTTCGGCCCGCCGATGCACGCGCTGGTCGTGACCGCGCCCGAGCTCCACTTCGAGGAGGCGGCGGCGATCGAACGGTTCCGCTGGCCCCGAGCGGCGCCCGGAGCCTAGGCCGGGGTCCTCGATCCGCCGCTCGGGCCGAGCAGGGCCTCGGCGAACTGGCGGATGCGGAACGGCCGCAGCAGGACGACGTCCGGACCCTTCTCGGACCCCGTGGGGACCGCGGGCGGACGGGAGGCAGGTGCGACCAGGATCACCCGGACGGAGGGGTCGATGCGACGGGCCTCGGCGACCAGCGTGCCCGGGCTCCCCTCGGCGACGTTGACGTCCGCGACCAGGAGGTTCGGGTGGTGCTCCCGGACGAGTTCGATGCCCTGGGTGACCCCGTCGGCCTCGCCGTCGACCCGGAAGTGGTGGAGCCGCAGGAGGCCCCGCAGGAGCACCCGCGTCTCCTCGTCGCCGGCGACCACGACGGCGGATGCCGACGGTGCGCCCGAGCTGGCCATGCGTCCCGTCCGCGGACCGCGGCCTCCCGAAGACCCGTACGCGGACGCTGAATGCAAGGAATCCCCGAGTATTTTTGACTAACCTGAGCCCGGCAGGGGGTCGGCCGGCGCGTCGGCGCCCGGGCCCGGTGCCTGCTCGCCCCAGTCCGCGACGCCCGCCGCCTGCAGCAGGGCGTCGAGGGCGGCGTGGTAGCGCGCGGCGGGGGCGGCGAGGGTCGAGCGGGCCCGGTCGGCGAGCGCCGCCCCGAACTCCTGCTCGGTCTTGGAGAACTGCCAGGCGTGGTTCGTCGCCCGCCCGAGCGCGAGCAGCAGGCCGTACGCGAGGCCGCGCTCCTTTCCTTCGGCCGGCAGCGACTGGACGATCGCCCGCTCGGCGAGCCCCTCCCCGTGGATCCGGTACTCCCGGGCGATCCGGTCCACCCACGCCGCCTCCCGGGCGAGGCGGCGGTAGCGCGGGAGCTCGTCGAGCACCTGCCGCTCCTCGCTGCGGCGCTGGGCACGTTTCAGGAGCTCGGCGACGCGACCGGGCGACGCGCGGGTCTCGGCGATCCACCGCCGCGCCTCCTCCGGGTCCGGGACGATCGTGCGCACGATCTCCTCCGCGTGCTCCGCCCAGAGGCGCTCGAGCGCCCGGCTCGCGATCGGCTCGTCGACCTCGAAGTACCCGTCGACGTGCGCCAGCGCCCGCTCGACCGCACGTCGCTCGAGCGCCGTCCCCTGCAGCGCCTCGACGAACGCGTCGAGCTGGGCGCCGTAGCAGACCCCGCCGGCGACGAGCGTGGGCCGGTTCGTGCCCTCGATCCGCGGTCGGATCTCGTCGGCGTAGGCGTCGAGCAGCTGGCCGTCGCTCAGCCGGCCGAGGTCGTAACGACGCCGCAGCGGCCGCGGAAGCTCGGGCAGGCGCGCGTGCACGCAGTCCGGACCGCCCTTGCAGCGCGCGTTCCAGCGGGCATCGACGGGGAACTCCTGCGCCGGGTCCGGCACCGCGGCCCCGTCCGACAGGCTGGACAAGAGGTGCCGGTCGGGCTTGGCGCATCGACGGCACACCCGGAAGACGACGCCGGCCCCGTTCCAGCCGACCTCGAGGTAGGGGCGCGGCTCCCCGTCCTTCAGGTGCGGGCAGACGTACCGGTGGTGCGCGGCGTCTTCGATGAGACGGTACGGCAGCTCGGCGATGCGCTCGGCCTTGAACTCGGCCGGTGGCGTCGGGTCGCGGCCGGTGCACCAGAGGGTGCGCCGGGTCGCGAAGAAGTGGAAGCCACGGCGGGCCCACTCGACGTAGCCGAGGAGCAACCGGGCCGGCTCGTCGGACTGCTGGACCGCCACCTCGGTCTCGCGCGGGGCCTTCGCGAGCGGGGCGAACGAGACGTCGCCGTCGGGCAGCGAGAAGGCGACCACGGTCGGGGCGCTCGGCTCGAGGTAGAACTTGAGGAGGCCGGCGTAGGACCGGGCGAGGGGATCGCCCCAGCGGGTCAGCCAGCCGAGGCGCTTGTCGTCGTCGCGGGCCTCGCGCACGCCCTCCAGCTCGGTCCGTAGCTTGGCGAACCGCTCGGGCGGGCAGTCCGCGGTGCGCTTGGGCAGCAGCGGGTCGACCGACTCTCGGAGCACCTTCGCCCGCGCGACGAGATCGTGCTCGCGGACCCCCGAGCCCCGGCGGAGACGGGCCATGAACTCCCGCCGGCGCCGAGCGGTGGGTCGTTTATATTTCCGGCGGGCGGCCTAGCGGTGGCAGGCGTCCACGAAGTGGCGGAACATCTCGCGGCCGCCCTCCGTGTGCTCCACCTCGGGGTGGAACTGGACGCCCCAGATCGGGCGGTCCGGGTGGGCCATCGCCTCGATCGGGCAGGCGGCCGAGTGGCCGAGGACCGACCAGCCCGGGGGAGGGGTGACGACCGTGTCGTTGTGGTTGGCCCAGACCCGCAGCCGGTCGGGGAGGCCGGCGAAGAGGGGATGGTCCGGTCGGTCGACGAGCAGGTCGACCGAGCCGAACTCGGGCGCGACCCGGCCGAGCCGACCGCCGAAGTGCCGCCCGAGGAACTGGTGGCCGATGCAGACCGCGAGGACCGGGACGTCCACCGTGTCGATCCATCCATCGACGGCACCCAGCGGAGCGTCGCTGCCCTCGAGGCTCAGCGCCCCGCCGGAGAGGACGATCCCATCGGCCCGCAGCTCCCGCAACGGGGTCGTGTTCGCCACGATCTCGCTCTCGACGCCCAGGTCCCGGAGGACGCGCCACTCGCGGTGCGTCCATTGCCCGCCGTTGTCGAGGACCGGGACCCTCACGTTCGCCCTCCCGTCGGAGGTGGCGGGTCGGCGCCGTGCTCGACGCTCGCCCGCAGCTGCTCGACCTGGTCCTTGAGCTCGCGCACGTCGACCCGCATCCGGAGCATCTCCTCCTCGAACGGGGTGAACCCGCTGCGGCGGAGGATGCGGGCCGAGAAATAGACGCCGATGAAGATCGCGCCGACCAGGGCGAAGATCGTGGTCGCGACGAGCGCGAAGACGAACGCGAGCGGGTCGCCGATCGCGAGCTGGATCGGCAGCGTGAACAGGTGCGTGATCTCCGCGACCTCGATCAGGAGGAGGACGACGATGAGGCCGCTCCAGAACACCAGGACCCACGACGACGGCTTCACGGGCCGCCTCCGGAGCCGACGTTCGCGAGCGTGATCGGGACGGGGAGGTCCGTGACGGGCGTCGAGAAGGCACCGATGCCGCTCGTGTCCGACGCGACGATCAGCGCGTCCGCGGACTGACCCGAGGGGACCCCGATCGTCACCGCGAGCAGCCCGACGTAGAGGACGCTCGCGCCGTTCGCGGTGTAGAGCGCCGAGACGTTCACCGCCGCCGGCAACTGATCGACGTTCGCGGTGATCGCGAGGACGTTCGTTCCGTTCGTCCAGTTCGTCCAGTTCAGCGGGCCCGAGGGCCAGCCCCCCGTCCAGGAAAAGCCGAAGGCGAAGCCGAGATGGATCTCGGCATAGCGCGTGGTCGTCCCGAGGCCGCGGACGTAGAAGTGGACCGTCGCGTTGCCCGGGAGGCCGTCGACGATCAGTTCGGCCTGGGAGAAGATCGTGCCGGCGCTGGGCTGGCCATAGGACGTCAGGAACGGCGTGAAGACGATCAACAGGCCCAGCAGCAGCGCGACGCCGACGAGCGGCGCGGGGAACCAGTCCGCGAAGGGTCCACCCGTCCTCACGGAGCCTCCGCGCGCCAGCCCCGGTAGAGGGCGTGGGGGACGCCGAGATGGTCGAGCACCTTGCCGGCGAGGTACGAGGTCTGGTCGTCCACGGACCGGGGGTGGAGGTAGTACGGCGGGGCGGCGATGAGGACGACGACCCCGAGCTCGCTCAGGGTGGTCAGGTGCCGCAGCAGGGTCGTCGGCAGCGGCGACTCGCGGGGAACGATGACGAGGCGACGCCGCTCCTTCAGGTGCACGTGCGCCGCGCGGGCGAGCAGGCTGTCGCCGAGTCCGAGCGCGACCTGCGCGGCCGTGTTCGACGAGCACGGCACGATCGCCATCCCGCGCGTCAGGCGAGAGCCGCTCGCGATCGGCGCGCCGAGGTCGTCGTCCGCGTAGACGTGGGTGGCCCGGGCGGCGAGCGCGTCGGGGTCGATCCCGCACTCCTCGCGCAGCACCTCGCGTCCCCCCTTGGAGACGACGAGGGCGACCGGCACCTTCGCGGCGTGGAGCGCCTCGAGCACCCTCACGGCGATCGGCGCGCCGCTGGCTCCCGAGACGCCGACGACGAACGGGGGATCTTCCGCCACGGGGACCCGGCCTTAAGAGGCTTCAACGACTCGGTCGATAAGACGGTTCGCGGGGCGAGCGCGTTGGGACATCGGGCAGCGATCGTCGGCGCCGGCCACACGCGGTTCGGCGCGCTCGAGGACGGACCGCGGCGCCTACTGCGGACCGCGATCGATGCCGCGTTCGCGAGCGTCGAGCGCGGGGCCGACCGCGCCCTCGTCCACGAAGCGTTCCTGGCGACGATCGGCTTCGGCGGCTGGCAGCTCGGCAACGTCGCCGCCGTCCTCGGAGAGGAGGCGGGCCTCTCGGGCGTGCCGGCGAGCCGGATCGAGAACGCGTGCGCGTCCGGAGGGTTTGCCGCGCGCGCGGGCGTGCGGGCCGCGCAGGGCGAGCCCGGCCTGGTGCTGGTCGCGGGCCTGGAGAAGATGACCGACGTATCGAGCGCACGCCGTCGCTACTGGCTCGGGGTGAGCGGCGACACGGAGTGGGAGCGCGCGGCGGGGCTCACGTTCGCCGGCGTCTACGGTCTCATCGCGTCGCGGTACGTTGCCGACCATCCGCGCGCCGCCGACGCCCTGGTGGAGGTCGCGGTGAAGAACCACGCCAATGGTGCGCTCAACCCGAACGCCCACTTCCAGAAGGCCGTGACCGCGGAGGCGGTGCGTGCCGCCCCGCGGGTCGCCGAACCGCTCGGCCTCTACGACTGCTGTCCCGTGAGCGACGGCGCGGTCGCGCTCCTCCTGGCCGCTCCGGAGGAGGCCCGCTCCTTCACCGACTCGCCCGTTTACATCGACGGCGTCGGGGCGGGCACGGACGCTCTCGCCGTCCAGGAGCGGCCCGAGCTGACCCGCTTCGGCGCAACGCGCTGGGCGGTCGACGCCGCGCTGCGCCAGGCCCGCGTCGATCGCTCGGCCATCTCCTTCCTCGAGGTACACGACTGCTTCACGATCGCCGAGCTCCTCGCGCTCGAGGACCTCGGCTTCGCGGAGTCCGGCGAGGCCGCGGCGATGACGCTCGATGGCGCCACCGCGCGGGGGGGACGGTTGCCCGTGAACCCGGACGGCGGGCTGAAGGCCAAGGGCCACCCGATCGGCGCAAGCGGCGTCAGCCAGCTCTACGAGGGATTCCTGCAGCTCCGTGGCGCGGCCGGACGCCGGCAGGTGCCCGGGGCGGAGCGAGCGCTCGCCCACAACGTGGGCGGCGCCGGGGCGACCGCGACCGTCACCGTGCTGTCGGCCGGGTGATCGCATGGTCGAGATCCGCGGGGCGGCCGCCTACGTTCCTCGATCCACCGACGGAGATCGGCGCGTCGGGGATCCGGACGAGGACGAGTTCACCATGCTCGCGACCGCGATCGAGCGGCTGGAGGACGGGATCGAGCCGCTCGGAGGCATCGGCCCGGTCGTGGTGGTCGGAACGATCGCCTTCGGCGCCGCGGACAACGTGGCGCGATTCCTCGGCTCGCCATCGCCGATCGAGTGCGTCGGTCGGGGCCCGGAGGCCTTCTCGGCCGCGCTGGAGAAGCTCTCGTCCGGCGTCAGCGCCCACGAATCCGCGCTGCTCCTCGCCGTCGATCGGGACCCGGGCACGACCGGCGACCCTGGGGACCGCGGACTATCGCACGCGGCGATCGCGATCTGGCTGGGCGGAGGGGGCGCGAACCCCGTGGCGACCGACGCGTTCCGATCCGCGGCTCCGTCCTCCACGGGCCCCGCCTTCGCCTGGGCGGCATCGACCGCAGCCGCCCGGGTCCCCCGGTGGGGCGACTGGCGATACGATGGGCGGGCCGGCACGCGCTCGCTTCCCGCGCCGGCGGCGTCCGCCCCCGGCGGAGCCACGGTCTCCCAGGGAGCCTACGTTCCCTGGCCGCGGTACCTCGAGGCCACGAACGCCCACTGGCGCCTGATCGCGGCGGAGTGCGGCGCGTGTGGTGCCCTGACCTTTCCACCTCGGGGTCGGTGCCGGGCCTGCGAGTCCACCGATCCGGGCCGGTCCGTTCGGCTCGCCCGTGACGGCGGTCGCGTGATCGCGTCGACCCGCATCGGAGCGGGCGGTCAGCCGACCGAGTTTGACGAACAGGTGACGGCCTACGGACCGTACAGCGTCGTCCTGGTGGAGTTCGCCGCGGGGGTCCGAGCCACGCTACCCGTCGCGCTCGGGTCCGGTGACCCGCCGGCGATCGGCGGGACCGTCACCACCCGCCTGCGCCGGCGCTACCCGATCGACGGCGAGTGGCGATACGGTCGCAAGGCGCTCGTCCCCGACCCGCCGGCGCGAGGAACCGAAGGCAGC
It includes:
- a CDS encoding response regulator; protein product: MASSGAPSASAVVVAGDEETRVLLRGLLRLHHFRVDGEADGVTQGIELVREHHPNLLVADVNVAEGSPGTLVAEARRIDPSVRVILVAPASRPPAVPTGSEKGPDVVLLRPFRIRQFAEALLGPSGGSRTPA
- a CDS encoding GMP synthase subunit A; translation: MRVPVLDNGGQWTHREWRVLRDLGVESEIVANTTPLRELRADGIVLSGGALSLEGSDAPLGAVDGWIDTVDVPVLAVCIGHQFLGRHFGGRLGRVAPEFGSVDLLVDRPDHPLFAGLPDRLRVWANHNDTVVTPPPGWSVLGHSAACPIEAMAHPDRPIWGVQFHPEVEHTEGGREMFRHFVDACHR
- a CDS encoding UbiX family flavin prenyltransferase, which encodes MAEDPPFVVGVSGASGAPIAVRVLEALHAAKVPVALVVSKGGREVLREECGIDPDALAARATHVYADDDLGAPIASGSRLTRGMAIVPCSSNTAAQVALGLGDSLLARAAHVHLKERRRLVIVPRESPLPTTLLRHLTTLSELGVVVLIAAPPYYLHPRSVDDQTSYLAGKVLDHLGVPHALYRGWRAEAP
- a CDS encoding 3-ketoacyl-CoA thiolase, which gives rise to MGHRAAIVGAGHTRFGALEDGPRRLLRTAIDAAFASVERGADRALVHEAFLATIGFGGWQLGNVAAVLGEEAGLSGVPASRIENACASGGFAARAGVRAAQGEPGLVLVAGLEKMTDVSSARRRYWLGVSGDTEWERAAGLTFAGVYGLIASRYVADHPRAADALVEVAVKNHANGALNPNAHFQKAVTAEAVRAAPRVAEPLGLYDCCPVSDGAVALLLAAPEEARSFTDSPVYIDGVGAGTDALAVQERPELTRFGATRWAVDAALRQARVDRSAISFLEVHDCFTIAELLALEDLGFAESGEAAAMTLDGATARGGRLPVNPDGGLKAKGHPIGASGVSQLYEGFLQLRGAAGRRQVPGAERALAHNVGGAGATATVTVLSAG
- a CDS encoding zinc ribbon domain-containing protein codes for the protein MVEIRGAAAYVPRSTDGDRRVGDPDEDEFTMLATAIERLEDGIEPLGGIGPVVVVGTIAFGAADNVARFLGSPSPIECVGRGPEAFSAALEKLSSGVSAHESALLLAVDRDPGTTGDPGDRGLSHAAIAIWLGGGGANPVATDAFRSAAPSSTGPAFAWAASTAAARVPRWGDWRYDGRAGTRSLPAPAASAPGGATVSQGAYVPWPRYLEATNAHWRLIAAECGACGALTFPPRGRCRACESTDPGRSVRLARDGGRVIASTRIGAGGQPTEFDEQVTAYGPYSVVLVEFAAGVRATLPVALGSGDPPAIGGTVTTRLRRRYPIDGEWRYGRKALVPDPPARGTEGS